From Nitrospirota bacterium, a single genomic window includes:
- a CDS encoding cytidylate kinase family protein, which yields MAILTISREYGSGGREIGYAVAKLMGYAYINKEDLLSDIRKDGSKWEQSVKDLDEHCPSVWEKYDWSFRGFAALIQSHLLEHALANNVVIMGRGGNFLLKDFPHVYRIRIIAPMDIRIEHVMKREGVDRDAARWLCEKTDNERSCFLHTIYGKRWDDAAEYDRVFQITDRSVDDVVSIVREALTERDRNTTEAALTALAMMAVAAKVKAGIATNPRFFIPTLEVLYDGNEIVLRGITHTPEEHTRIEEEARALAAGVPVRCNLHYRK from the coding sequence ATGGCGATCCTGACAATATCGAGAGAATATGGAAGCGGCGGCAGGGAGATCGGCTATGCCGTGGCAAAGCTCATGGGCTATGCCTATATCAACAAGGAAGACCTTCTCTCCGACATACGAAAGGACGGGTCAAAATGGGAACAGTCGGTCAAGGACCTTGATGAGCACTGCCCGAGCGTATGGGAAAAGTACGATTGGTCATTTCGGGGTTTTGCCGCGCTCATCCAGAGCCATTTACTGGAGCATGCGCTCGCAAACAACGTGGTGATCATGGGACGGGGCGGGAACTTTTTGCTCAAGGATTTTCCCCATGTATACCGGATACGAATAATCGCTCCAATGGATATCCGCATAGAACACGTCATGAAGCGGGAGGGCGTGGACAGGGACGCGGCGCGCTGGCTCTGCGAAAAGACGGACAACGAGCGATCCTGCTTTCTCCATACGATCTATGGAAAACGATGGGACGATGCGGCTGAGTATGATCGGGTCTTTCAGATCACCGACCGTTCCGTGGACGATGTCGTTTCGATCGTCAGGGAGGCCCTCACCGAGCGAGACCGGAACACGACGGAAGCAGCGCTGACGGCCCTCGCCATGATGGCTGTCGCGGCAAAGGTCAAGGCCGGGATCGCCACAAACCCCCGCTTTTTCATACCTACCCTTGAAGTCCTCTATGACGGTAACGAGATCGTGCTGCGCGGCATCACCCACACGCCGGAGGAACATACCCGCATCGAGGAGGAGGCCCGGGCGCTCGCTGCGGGTGTGCCGGTGCGATGTAATCTGCATTATCGGAAGTAG